A region from the Pseudomonas sp. P8_229 genome encodes:
- a CDS encoding phospholipase D-like domain-containing protein: MRVLVANPQDDFRVKAYAGTNGVLLAMDLAEPRRKGLLGFAIEKQQGDKPWLFLFNSLTFPGKTHTFPQYHATPSDKAPLQKFRWADYAVNPGTTMHYRVHLAYGTADAPQLGETLELSITSDDGHPANQSVIFNRAVAASQAFQRKFPDLDAQISANKNLPIEAWPDAARLWLENGLLERLLGYIERAVDAQWALDIAIYEYQLQAIIDAVNAAFARGVQVRVLYHAQPGDPDTTLNETNLAKLPAANKRGRVTHEIFHDKFIVLSRVDGAGQRQPQAVLCGSTNFTANGVYRQANVVHTLDDVTIATRYLQTFEEVWANPADVGATRTWITEHNPMDPTQPLFAGFSPRSGGADLREFVEIIEAAKKDVLFVTAFSLPDAILNALLGKPHDDILRYGLQNTASSITGFHADRTAEFAATALLNTGLEGWLKENMKGQKGNLLVHTKAVITDFTTDAPTIISGSHNLSTSASNGNDENFLIIRGDTDLADRYGLELLRFYEHYRFRYFAKKLELKQVSPLAVDDSWTNDYYVEGDLRQLSRLRFAGR, translated from the coding sequence ATGCGGGTACTGGTTGCCAACCCTCAGGACGATTTTCGCGTCAAAGCCTACGCCGGCACCAACGGCGTGTTGCTCGCCATGGATCTGGCCGAACCCCGACGCAAAGGCCTGCTCGGTTTCGCCATCGAGAAGCAGCAGGGCGACAAGCCCTGGCTCTTTCTGTTCAACAGCCTGACATTTCCCGGCAAGACTCACACCTTCCCCCAATATCACGCCACGCCCAGCGATAAGGCACCGTTGCAGAAATTCCGCTGGGCCGATTACGCGGTCAATCCGGGCACGACGATGCACTATCGCGTGCACCTGGCCTATGGCACGGCGGACGCGCCGCAGCTGGGCGAAACGCTGGAGCTGAGCATCACTTCCGATGACGGCCACCCGGCCAACCAGAGCGTGATCTTCAACCGCGCCGTGGCCGCCAGCCAGGCCTTTCAGCGCAAGTTTCCCGACCTCGACGCACAGATCAGCGCCAACAAGAACCTGCCCATCGAAGCCTGGCCCGACGCGGCGCGCCTGTGGCTGGAGAACGGCCTGCTGGAGCGTTTGCTGGGGTACATCGAGCGTGCGGTGGACGCTCAGTGGGCGCTGGATATCGCGATCTACGAGTATCAGTTGCAGGCGATCATCGATGCGGTGAACGCCGCGTTCGCCCGAGGAGTGCAAGTGCGCGTGCTGTATCACGCCCAACCGGGAGACCCCGATACGACCCTGAACGAAACCAACCTGGCGAAATTGCCAGCGGCGAACAAGCGCGGCCGGGTCACCCACGAGATCTTCCATGACAAGTTCATTGTCCTCAGCCGTGTCGATGGCGCCGGGCAGCGTCAGCCGCAAGCGGTGCTGTGCGGCAGCACCAATTTCACCGCCAATGGCGTGTATCGTCAGGCCAACGTGGTGCATACCCTCGACGACGTGACGATTGCCACGCGTTATCTGCAAACGTTCGAAGAGGTCTGGGCGAACCCCGCGGACGTCGGCGCCACGCGCACCTGGATTACTGAACACAATCCGATGGACCCCACGCAACCGCTGTTCGCCGGGTTCTCGCCACGCAGCGGCGGGGCCGATCTGCGCGAGTTCGTCGAGATCATCGAGGCAGCCAAAAAGGATGTGCTGTTCGTCACGGCGTTCAGCTTGCCGGACGCGATTCTCAACGCGCTGCTCGGCAAGCCCCATGACGATATCCTGCGCTACGGCCTGCAAAACACCGCCAGCAGCATCACGGGTTTTCACGCCGACCGTACGGCCGAATTCGCCGCCACGGCTTTGCTCAACACCGGGCTGGAAGGCTGGTTGAAGGAAAACATGAAAGGCCAGAAGGGCAACCTGCTGGTGCACACCAAAGCCGTGATTACCGACTTCACCACAGACGCGCCGACCATCATCAGCGGCAGCCACAACCTCAGCACCTCGGCCAGCAATGGCAATGACGAGAACTTCCTGATCATTCGTGGCGACACTGACCTGGCCGACCGCTATGGTCTGGAATTGCTGCGGTTCTACGAGCATTACCGCTTTCGCTATTTCGCGAAAAAACTGGAGCTGAAGCAGGTGAGTCCGCTGGCGGTGGATGACAGCTGGACCAACGATTACTACGTCGAGGGGGATTTGCGGCAGTTGTCGCGGTTGCGTTTTGCCGGGCGCTAG
- a CDS encoding P-loop NTPase fold protein, translated as MDRTENEFEKRDVSTGIPVNSPASQTMEELLQPERPQPESLEQQTSKSRKNASKRTGTKPTGPLPSVQDLDTLKAAELARAFEAGQVKRAATSIAITQNDDPWAADLDDRLGANDEAKAFARLAVAKDFTPPLAIGLFGNWGSGKSFFMRLIYQHIERLSEGKASPQAPEAGSKAFHTDVVQIRFNAWHYAETNLWASLVSHLFTELDRWYTKHNPQAPDPLLEHLSTSRMLTLDAAQELVRRRRDQRAASEQLLKARNELEVAQANTARSPSVYLAAVSKVLGANNDDKEIQDAKVELENAAKVLGIDVLAKGGKGFQDVSNALYDEAGKAKLLAGGYKNQLLDWWSVGIFALVILALPWIATEGMALLKRQLPFLENLHESLTLLSCVVVAVTARLRWVWGKVHGALTHLEAGKEALDKVIRQRLAGQEKTLDEAQQHLARMNADVDEAKALVQATSEHLAHATHDFSQGTGAGRLKKFVRARATDGDYAQHLGLIATVRKDFEELAFNVAEGGSLKASVEAERAAFKAKMDKFLDDNKSLLDDEDRQKLNAAATHEPVEVQSFKRIALYIDDLDRCPPDKVVEVLQAVHLLLTFPLFVVLVAVDVRWVRKALLQHYPNLMAGAGEQLETASVSDYLEKIFQIPYWMRPMDSASSEQFLQSQLDRIKGSGSASIVLPTPGQPPVVVPESAEEVPTETLNMTLAESEALQKLAPYIGSSPRRALRFLNVYRVIKASHKSEDLKALEESEYKALLTLLAISMATPRYFSNLLQNLMRRSDGIEMSEIGTLVNLQSTNVNVAEYDRFEAIVAVYVDLNLKEKSNPKHRVKKYAAIIQRYSFEG; from the coding sequence ATGGACAGAACGGAAAATGAATTTGAAAAGCGGGACGTCAGCACGGGTATTCCGGTGAACTCACCAGCCTCACAGACGATGGAGGAACTCTTGCAACCAGAGCGTCCGCAGCCTGAAAGTCTGGAACAGCAGACTAGCAAATCACGTAAAAACGCTTCGAAGAGAACCGGCACAAAACCCACAGGTCCTCTACCGAGCGTGCAAGATCTGGACACGTTAAAAGCGGCAGAGCTGGCGAGAGCCTTTGAGGCGGGCCAGGTGAAAAGAGCTGCAACTTCCATCGCTATCACCCAAAACGATGACCCGTGGGCAGCTGATCTCGATGATCGTCTGGGTGCCAACGATGAAGCGAAAGCCTTTGCGCGCCTGGCCGTTGCCAAGGATTTCACGCCACCGCTGGCAATCGGATTATTTGGCAACTGGGGCAGCGGCAAGTCATTTTTCATGCGTTTGATCTATCAGCACATTGAGCGTCTGAGCGAGGGCAAGGCAAGTCCTCAGGCTCCCGAGGCCGGCTCAAAGGCTTTTCACACCGATGTTGTGCAGATTCGCTTCAATGCTTGGCATTACGCGGAAACCAATCTGTGGGCCAGTCTGGTCAGTCACTTGTTTACTGAACTGGATCGCTGGTACACAAAGCACAATCCCCAAGCGCCTGACCCACTGCTGGAGCATCTGTCGACTTCGCGAATGTTGACGCTGGATGCCGCTCAGGAACTGGTTCGCCGTCGCCGCGACCAGCGTGCTGCTTCGGAGCAGTTGCTCAAGGCCCGTAACGAACTGGAGGTGGCTCAAGCGAATACGGCCAGATCGCCCTCGGTCTATCTTGCTGCGGTGAGCAAGGTGCTCGGCGCCAACAATGATGATAAAGAAATTCAAGACGCGAAAGTTGAATTAGAGAACGCTGCAAAGGTACTCGGGATCGATGTCCTGGCCAAGGGTGGGAAGGGCTTTCAAGACGTATCCAACGCGCTTTACGACGAGGCCGGGAAGGCAAAGTTGTTGGCTGGAGGATATAAGAATCAACTGCTGGACTGGTGGAGCGTAGGCATCTTCGCGCTGGTCATTCTGGCGTTGCCCTGGATCGCGACAGAAGGGATGGCGTTACTGAAAAGGCAATTACCTTTTCTGGAAAACCTGCACGAAAGTCTGACGTTGTTGAGTTGTGTAGTCGTAGCCGTGACCGCGCGCTTGCGCTGGGTCTGGGGGAAGGTTCACGGCGCGTTGACTCATCTGGAAGCGGGAAAGGAGGCTCTGGATAAAGTCATCAGGCAACGCCTCGCAGGGCAGGAAAAAACACTCGATGAGGCCCAGCAACACCTGGCACGGATGAATGCTGATGTTGATGAGGCCAAGGCTCTGGTTCAGGCCACCAGCGAACATTTGGCGCATGCGACTCACGACTTTTCTCAAGGCACCGGTGCCGGACGCTTGAAGAAGTTCGTGAGAGCCCGGGCGACCGATGGCGACTACGCGCAACATCTCGGGCTGATTGCCACGGTGCGAAAGGACTTTGAAGAGCTGGCCTTCAATGTGGCCGAGGGGGGCAGCCTCAAGGCGTCGGTCGAAGCCGAACGAGCGGCATTCAAGGCGAAAATGGACAAGTTTCTGGATGACAACAAGTCGCTGTTGGATGATGAGGACAGACAGAAGCTCAATGCTGCGGCGACGCACGAGCCTGTCGAAGTCCAATCCTTCAAACGTATTGCGTTGTACATCGACGATCTGGATCGCTGCCCGCCGGATAAGGTCGTCGAGGTCTTGCAAGCTGTGCATTTACTGCTGACCTTTCCGTTGTTTGTAGTGTTGGTAGCTGTGGATGTTCGGTGGGTACGCAAGGCACTGCTCCAGCATTATCCGAATTTGATGGCAGGGGCTGGCGAACAGCTGGAGACGGCCTCGGTCTCTGACTATCTGGAGAAGATCTTCCAGATTCCTTATTGGATGCGCCCGATGGACAGTGCTTCGAGTGAACAGTTTTTGCAGAGCCAGTTGGACAGGATAAAAGGCAGCGGGTCTGCCAGTATCGTCCTGCCAACGCCGGGCCAGCCGCCCGTGGTCGTTCCTGAAAGCGCTGAAGAGGTTCCGACGGAAACGTTGAACATGACTCTGGCTGAGTCAGAAGCACTGCAAAAACTTGCTCCATACATAGGTTCCTCACCGCGTCGCGCACTTCGTTTTTTGAATGTCTATCGAGTGATCAAAGCCAGCCACAAATCAGAAGATCTGAAGGCGCTTGAAGAGAGTGAATACAAAGCGCTGCTCACGTTATTGGCTATTTCGATGGCGACACCACGTTATTTCTCGAATCTGCTCCAGAACCTCATGAGGAGGTCAGATGGTATCGAAATGAGCGAGATAGGTACGCTGGTCAACCTCCAGTCCACCAATGTAAACGTCGCGGAATACGACCGCTTTGAGGCTATTGTGGCGGTCTATGTCGACCTGAATTTGAAAGAGAAGAGCAACCCGAAACATCGGGTAAAAAAATACGCTGCAATTATCCAGCGCTACTCCTTTGAAGGCTGA
- a CDS encoding TerC family protein, with the protein MEWLADPTAWLGLLTLIVLELVLGIDNLVFIAILADKLPPHQRDRARIIGLSLALIMRLGLLASISWLVTLTQPLFEVFGKSFSGRDLIMLFGGVFLLFKATMELHERLEGHVGQRSTNAAYALFWPIVAQIVVLDAVFSLDAVITAVGMVDELAVMMIAVIISIGLMIVASKPLTRFVNAHPTVIMLCLGFLMMIGFALTAEGLGFHIPKGYLYAAIGFSILIEVFNQIARARRKRSMQGLRPMRERTAHAVMRLLGGRKLEAEEVGEEISDLLDDGEAPSAELFDRRERVMISGVLQLAERPIRNLMTVRADVDTIDLADDAETIRTRLMHSSYSRLPLIRNGAVDEPLGFVHKKELLKEYLAGTEPNLEHLARKTINLLDSYSILNALEQMRAASTHIAFVVNEFGDFVGVLTMTDILESIAGELPDASEIEGPDVIEEQGGYVVNGALNLTRVRQRTGFGAEPTEDYQTLAGLVMSLLDRLPIIGDRLQYEGWQMTVKAVEERRVTRVLLVRNTA; encoded by the coding sequence ATGGAGTGGTTAGCGGATCCCACGGCCTGGTTAGGCTTGTTGACCTTGATTGTGCTGGAACTGGTGCTGGGTATCGACAACCTGGTGTTCATCGCGATCCTGGCGGACAAACTGCCGCCGCATCAACGCGATCGTGCGCGCATCATCGGCCTGTCGCTGGCTTTGATCATGCGCCTGGGCCTGTTGGCGAGTATTTCCTGGCTGGTGACCCTCACGCAGCCGTTGTTCGAGGTGTTCGGCAAGAGCTTCTCCGGCCGTGACCTGATCATGCTGTTCGGTGGTGTGTTCCTGTTGTTCAAGGCCACCATGGAACTGCACGAACGGCTTGAAGGGCATGTCGGCCAGCGCTCGACCAACGCTGCTTACGCATTGTTCTGGCCGATCGTGGCGCAGATCGTGGTCCTCGACGCGGTGTTCTCGCTGGACGCGGTCATCACCGCAGTCGGCATGGTTGATGAACTGGCGGTGATGATGATCGCGGTGATCATTTCCATCGGCCTGATGATCGTGGCCAGCAAGCCGCTGACCCGCTTCGTCAACGCGCACCCGACGGTGATCATGCTGTGTCTGGGCTTCCTGATGATGATCGGTTTCGCCCTGACGGCCGAAGGCCTGGGCTTCCATATCCCGAAAGGCTATCTCTACGCGGCCATTGGTTTCTCGATCCTGATCGAGGTGTTCAACCAGATCGCCCGCGCTCGTCGCAAACGCTCGATGCAAGGCCTGCGGCCAATGCGTGAGCGCACGGCCCACGCGGTGATGCGTCTGCTGGGTGGGCGCAAGCTGGAGGCGGAGGAGGTGGGCGAGGAGATTTCCGATTTGCTGGACGATGGCGAAGCGCCAAGTGCGGAGCTGTTCGACCGTCGTGAGCGCGTAATGATCAGCGGCGTGTTGCAACTGGCCGAGCGGCCGATCCGGAACCTGATGACCGTACGTGCCGACGTCGACACCATCGATCTGGCCGACGACGCCGAAACGATTCGCACGCGCCTGATGCATTCTTCCTACTCGCGTTTGCCGCTGATTCGCAACGGTGCGGTGGATGAACCGCTGGGCTTCGTGCACAAGAAGGAGCTGCTCAAGGAGTACCTCGCCGGTACCGAGCCAAATCTGGAGCACCTGGCGCGCAAGACCATCAACCTGCTCGACAGCTACTCGATCCTCAATGCGCTGGAGCAGATGCGCGCGGCGTCGACCCACATTGCTTTCGTGGTCAACGAGTTCGGTGACTTTGTCGGCGTGCTGACCATGACCGACATTCTCGAATCGATCGCTGGCGAGTTGCCGGATGCCAGCGAAATCGAAGGCCCGGACGTGATCGAAGAGCAGGGTGGGTATGTGGTCAACGGCGCATTGAACCTGACGCGTGTTCGCCAGCGCACGGGGTTTGGTGCCGAGCCGACCGAGGACTATCAGACCTTGGCCGGGCTGGTGATGAGCCTGCTGGATCGCTTGCCGATAATTGGCGATCGGCTGCAGTACGAAGGCTGGCAGATGACCGTCAAAGCCGTTGAGGAGCGGCGGGTGACGCGGGTGTTGCTGGTGCGTAATACCGCTTAA
- a CDS encoding thioredoxin family protein, translating to MSAANTISNLAPVYRKALKTWRPVILYFANEHCPACEFAGPIFRQIAEPYRHRANIYMLNTSESPRHPLVTGTPTVLFYQDGRLVKKLKGIGTEETLAADFARHIGRTKAPVVQQKPRHDLGWLRRTLCNLCTIPRAQSLRHRSISM from the coding sequence ATGAGCGCTGCCAATACCATTTCCAATCTGGCCCCGGTCTACCGCAAAGCCCTGAAAACCTGGCGCCCGGTGATCCTGTATTTCGCCAATGAACATTGCCCCGCCTGCGAGTTCGCCGGGCCGATTTTTCGTCAGATTGCCGAGCCGTACCGGCATCGCGCCAATATCTACATGCTTAACACCAGTGAGTCGCCGCGCCATCCGCTGGTCACCGGCACGCCGACGGTGCTGTTCTACCAGGACGGCAGGCTGGTGAAAAAACTCAAGGGGATTGGCACGGAGGAGACACTGGCGGCGGACTTTGCCCGGCATATTGGCAGGACCAAGGCACCAGTGGTGCAGCAAAAACCACGACATGACTTGGGCTGGCTTCGTCGCACCTTGTGTAATCTTTGCACCATCCCCCGTGCGCAGTCACTTCGACACCGCTCAATATCCATGTAG
- a CDS encoding plasmid stabilization protein has product MKRNPIATVATGDSEPVVVLHRIEPVFYCAPEKEYEAMMDNLKDQELITLCEERENDHFFKVSLDDL; this is encoded by the coding sequence TTGAAACGAAATCCCATTGCCACCGTCGCCACTGGTGACAGTGAACCTGTTGTAGTCCTTCATCGAATCGAGCCTGTTTTCTATTGCGCGCCTGAAAAGGAGTATGAAGCGATGATGGATAACCTGAAGGATCAGGAGCTGATCACGCTTTGTGAGGAGCGAGAAAATGATCACTTTTTTAAGGTTTCGCTAGATGACCTATGA
- a CDS encoding transporter substrate-binding domain-containing protein produces the protein MHRRPSLFKACVFVLAASSAAMGMAQAADSKLDSVLARGKLIVGTGSTNAPWHFQGADGKLQGFDIDIARMVAKGLFNDPNKVEFVVQSSDARIPNLLTDKVDMSCQFITVTASRAQQVAFTLPYYREGVGLLLPANSKYKEIEDLQAAGDSVTVAVLQNVYAEELVHQALPKAKVDQYDSVDLMYQAVNSGRADTAATDQSSVKYLMVQNPGRYRSPTYAWSPQTYACAVKRGDQDWLNFVNTTLHEAMTGVEFPTYAASFKQWFGVDLPSPAIGFPVEFK, from the coding sequence ATGCATCGCCGTCCTTCGTTGTTCAAAGCGTGTGTTTTTGTTCTTGCGGCTTCGTCCGCTGCCATGGGCATGGCCCAGGCAGCCGACAGCAAGCTCGACAGTGTTCTGGCCCGTGGGAAGCTGATTGTGGGCACTGGCAGCACCAATGCGCCGTGGCACTTTCAGGGTGCGGACGGCAAGTTGCAGGGCTTTGATATCGACATCGCCAGGATGGTGGCCAAGGGATTGTTCAATGACCCGAACAAAGTCGAGTTCGTGGTGCAGTCGTCCGATGCGCGGATTCCCAATCTGCTGACCGACAAGGTCGACATGAGCTGCCAGTTCATCACCGTCACCGCCAGCCGTGCGCAGCAAGTGGCGTTCACCTTGCCGTACTACCGCGAAGGTGTCGGCCTGCTGCTGCCGGCCAACAGCAAGTACAAGGAAATCGAAGACCTGCAGGCTGCTGGCGACAGCGTCACCGTGGCCGTGCTGCAGAATGTCTACGCCGAAGAACTGGTGCATCAGGCGCTGCCCAAGGCCAAGGTCGATCAGTACGACAGCGTCGACCTGATGTATCAGGCGGTGAACTCCGGCCGCGCCGATACCGCTGCCACTGATCAGTCGTCGGTCAAGTACCTGATGGTGCAGAACCCTGGCCGCTATCGCAGCCCGACCTACGCCTGGAGCCCGCAGACCTATGCCTGCGCAGTCAAACGCGGCGATCAGGACTGGCTGAACTTCGTCAACACCACCCTGCATGAGGCGATGACCGGCGTCGAGTTCCCGACCTACGCGGCCTCGTTCAAGCAATGGTTCGGTGTCGATCTGCCGTCGCCGGCGATCGGTTTCCCTGTCGAATTCAAATGA
- a CDS encoding amino acid ABC transporter permease, which translates to MNYQLNFAAVWRDFDTLLAGLGLGLELALVSIAIGCVIGLLMAFALLSKHRALRVLASVYVTVVRNTPILVLILLIYFALPSLGIRLDKIPSFIITLSLYAGAYLTEVFRGGLLSIPKGQREAGLAIGLGEWQVKAYVTVPVMLRNVLPALSNNFISLFKDTSLAAAIAVPELTYYARKINVESYRVIETWLVTTALYVAACYLIAMLLRYLEQRLAIRR; encoded by the coding sequence ATGAACTATCAGTTGAACTTTGCCGCCGTATGGCGCGATTTCGACACCTTGCTGGCGGGGCTCGGTCTGGGCCTCGAACTGGCGCTGGTGTCGATCGCCATCGGCTGCGTGATAGGCCTGCTGATGGCGTTTGCCTTGCTGTCGAAGCATCGCGCCTTGCGGGTGCTGGCCTCGGTGTACGTCACGGTGGTGCGTAACACGCCGATTCTGGTGTTGATTCTGTTGATCTACTTTGCCTTGCCAAGCCTGGGCATCCGCCTGGACAAGATCCCGTCGTTCATCATCACGCTGTCGCTGTATGCCGGGGCCTATCTGACCGAAGTGTTCCGTGGTGGCTTGCTGAGCATCCCCAAGGGCCAGCGTGAAGCCGGGCTGGCGATCGGCCTCGGTGAATGGCAGGTCAAGGCCTACGTCACGGTGCCGGTGATGTTGCGCAACGTGTTGCCGGCGTTGTCGAACAACTTCATTTCGCTGTTCAAGGACACCTCGTTGGCCGCTGCGATCGCGGTGCCGGAGCTGACCTATTACGCGCGCAAGATCAACGTCGAGAGCTACCGGGTGATTGAAACCTGGCTGGTGACCACGGCGTTGTATGTCGCGGCCTGTTACCTCATTGCCATGCTGCTGCGGTACCTCGAGCAGCGTCTGGCGATCCGCCGATAG
- a CDS encoding amino acid ABC transporter permease, whose protein sequence is MYQSPSWLHELWVARETLLQGFLTSVQVSALAILFGTLLGVVTGLVLTYGKFWMRAPFRFYVDLIRGTPVFVLVLACFYMAPALGWQISAFQAGALGLTLFCGSHVAEIVRGALQALPRGQMEASKAIGLTFYQSLGYVLLPQALRQILPTWVNSSTEIVKASTLLSVIGVAELLLSTQQIIARTFMTLEFYLFAGFLFFVINYGIELLGRHIEKRVALP, encoded by the coding sequence ATGTACCAATCCCCCAGTTGGTTGCATGAGTTGTGGGTGGCACGCGAGACGTTGCTGCAAGGGTTTCTGACCAGTGTGCAGGTGTCGGCGCTGGCGATTCTGTTTGGCACGCTGCTGGGTGTCGTCACCGGTCTGGTGCTGACTTACGGCAAGTTCTGGATGCGCGCGCCGTTCCGCTTTTACGTCGATCTGATTCGCGGCACGCCAGTGTTTGTGCTGGTGCTGGCCTGCTTCTATATGGCGCCGGCGCTGGGCTGGCAGATCAGCGCGTTTCAGGCCGGTGCGTTGGGCCTGACGCTGTTCTGCGGCTCGCACGTTGCCGAGATTGTGCGCGGCGCCTTGCAGGCACTGCCGCGCGGGCAGATGGAGGCGAGCAAGGCGATCGGCCTGACGTTCTATCAGTCCCTCGGTTACGTGCTGCTGCCCCAGGCGTTGCGGCAGATCCTGCCGACCTGGGTCAACTCGTCCACCGAAATCGTCAAGGCCTCGACCTTGCTCTCGGTGATCGGCGTGGCCGAACTGCTGCTCAGCACGCAGCAGATCATCGCCCGGACCTTCATGACCCTGGAGTTCTACCTGTTCGCCGGTTTTCTGTTTTTTGTCATCAACTACGGCATCGAATTACTCGGCCGGCACATTGAAAAGCGGGTGGCCCTGCCATGA
- a CDS encoding amino acid ABC transporter ATP-binding protein, which translates to MTQAQVSNVANGQPLLDIRGLHKQYGAVEVLKGVDLSMQRGNVVTLIGSSGSGKTTLLRCVNMLEEFQGGQILLDGESIGYDEVGGKRVRHAEKVIARHRAMTGMAFQQFNLFPHLTALQNVTLGLLKVKKMHKDEAVVLAEKWLERVGLLERRNHFPGQLSGGQQQRVAIARAIAMNPSLMLFDEVTSALDPELVGEVLNVIKGLAEDGMTMLLVTHEMRFAFEVSDKIVFMNQGRIEEQGPPKELFERPQSPRLAEFFKSTRF; encoded by the coding sequence ATGACTCAAGCTCAAGTTTCCAACGTTGCAAACGGCCAGCCACTGCTGGACATCCGTGGCCTGCACAAACAGTACGGCGCGGTCGAAGTGCTCAAGGGCGTCGACCTGAGCATGCAGCGCGGCAACGTCGTCACGTTGATCGGTTCCAGTGGTTCGGGCAAGACCACGCTGCTGCGCTGCGTGAACATGCTCGAAGAGTTCCAGGGCGGGCAGATCCTGCTCGACGGCGAGTCCATCGGTTATGACGAGGTCGGCGGCAAACGCGTGCGCCACGCGGAAAAAGTCATCGCCCGCCATCGCGCCATGACCGGCATGGCCTTCCAGCAATTCAATCTGTTTCCGCACCTGACGGCGTTGCAGAACGTCACCCTGGGCCTGCTCAAGGTGAAGAAGATGCATAAGGACGAAGCCGTGGTGCTGGCCGAAAAATGGCTGGAGCGGGTCGGCCTGCTGGAACGGCGCAATCACTTTCCCGGTCAGTTGTCCGGTGGTCAGCAACAGCGCGTGGCGATTGCCCGGGCGATTGCGATGAACCCGAGCCTGATGCTCTTCGATGAGGTCACCTCGGCGCTGGACCCGGAGCTGGTCGGCGAAGTGCTCAACGTGATCAAGGGTCTGGCCGAAGACGGCATGACCATGCTGTTGGTGACCCACGAGATGCGATTCGCCTTCGAGGTCTCGGACAAGATTGTTTTCATGAATCAGGGGCGGATCGAAGAGCAGGGGCCTCCCAAGGAGCTGTTCGAACGCCCGCAATCACCGCGCCTGGCTGAGTTTTTCAAGAGCACGCGGTTTTAA
- a CDS encoding RidA family protein, which produces MSITRYGTGSTAAGGQPRPFARAVEADGWLHVSGQVPAVDGEIIVGGIVEQTHQTMKNLIAILEEAGYGLEDVVRAGVWLDDPRDFSSFNKVFGEYFKPEHAPARACVQASMMVDCKVEIDCIAYKKKA; this is translated from the coding sequence ATGAGCATTACGCGTTACGGCACTGGCAGCACCGCCGCCGGCGGCCAGCCACGTCCATTCGCCCGCGCCGTTGAAGCGGATGGCTGGCTGCACGTGTCCGGCCAGGTGCCGGCAGTGGATGGCGAGATTATCGTTGGTGGCATCGTCGAACAGACCCACCAGACCATGAAGAACCTGATCGCGATTCTCGAAGAAGCCGGTTATGGCCTGGAGGATGTGGTGCGTGCCGGTGTATGGCTGGACGATCCGCGGGATTTCAGCAGTTTCAACAAGGTTTTCGGCGAATACTTCAAACCTGAGCACGCCCCGGCACGGGCCTGTGTGCAGGCGAGCATGATGGTCGACTGCAAGGTCGAGATCGACTGCATCGCGTACAAGAAAAAGGCTTGA
- a CDS encoding IclR family transcriptional regulator: protein MTEDTIKRRARGLDRAFDILDFLKEIGQPLRPNDIANGIGGPKSTVYELVASLLERRILEPVGKDGHVYLGRQLYFLGQAHLRHFDLSREADHALQEIVSQTRETAQMCLLNGRKYTVALMKEGERHFRISSDIGENAPIPWTASGRLLLAHLSDQQIIDLIDEDDYILPDGERLPLERFLAEIRQAGIDGFFSFDSVADTFTHCFAAPVKDPSGIAICTLCIVAPRADAKNNYNDYRRVLIESANSLARRINE from the coding sequence ATGACCGAAGACACCATCAAGCGCCGGGCCCGTGGTCTGGACCGGGCGTTCGATATCCTCGATTTCCTCAAGGAAATCGGCCAGCCGCTGCGTCCGAACGACATTGCCAATGGCATCGGCGGACCGAAATCCACGGTCTACGAGCTGGTTGCATCGTTGCTCGAACGGCGGATTCTGGAGCCGGTGGGCAAGGACGGTCACGTCTATCTCGGTCGCCAGTTGTATTTCCTCGGGCAGGCGCATCTGCGCCATTTCGACCTCAGTCGCGAGGCCGATCACGCCTTGCAGGAAATCGTCAGCCAGACCCGGGAGACCGCGCAGATGTGCCTGCTCAACGGGCGCAAGTACACGGTGGCGTTGATGAAGGAAGGCGAGCGGCATTTTCGTATTTCTTCCGACATTGGCGAGAACGCGCCGATCCCGTGGACCGCGTCCGGGCGCTTGCTGCTGGCGCACCTGAGTGATCAGCAGATCATCGACCTGATCGACGAAGACGACTACATCCTGCCCGACGGCGAACGCCTGCCGCTGGAACGCTTTCTGGCGGAGATCCGTCAGGCTGGCATCGACGGTTTCTTCTCCTTCGACAGCGTTGCCGACACCTTCACCCATTGCTTCGCCGCCCCGGTCAAAGACCCCAGCGGCATCGCCATTTGCACCCTGTGCATCGTCGCCCCACGGGCCGATGCGAAGAACAATTACAACGACTATCGCCGGGTTCTGATCGAGAGCGCCAACAGCCTCGCCCGGCGTATCAACGAATAA